One Ignavibacteria bacterium genomic window carries:
- the rpsM gene encoding 30S ribosomal protein S13: MARIAGIDLPKNKKIAYALPLIYGIGRSNAWDILKAANVDPNKKVGDLTPDEVAAIRAVITSDYKVEGALRSEVQMNIKRLMDIGTYRGLRHRKGLPVRGQRTRTNARTRKGKRKTVAGKKKAVAKK, encoded by the coding sequence TTGGCACGTATAGCTGGAATTGATTTACCAAAGAACAAAAAAATTGCTTACGCTTTACCTTTGATTTATGGTATTGGCCGCTCCAATGCCTGGGACATTCTGAAAGCTGCCAATGTTGATCCGAATAAAAAAGTTGGTGATCTTACCCCTGATGAAGTAGCAGCAATTAGAGCGGTTATTACTTCTGATTATAAAGTCGAAGGTGCTTTAAGAAGTGAAGTTCAGATGAATATTAAACGATTAATGGATATTGGAACTTATCGTGGGTTAAGACATCGTAAGGGATTACCAGTTAGAGGTCAAAGGACAAGAACTAACGCTCGTACAAGAAAAGGAAAGAGAAAAACTGTTGCTGGTAAGAAAAAAGCTGTAGCTAAGAAGTAA
- the rpmJ gene encoding 50S ribosomal protein L36 — MKVRASVKKRCEHCKIIKRKGQVRVICKNPKHKQRQG; from the coding sequence ATGAAAGTTAGAGCTTCTGTTAAAAAAAGATGTGAACATTGTAAAATAATAAAGAGAAAAGGTCAGGTTAGAGTGATTTGCAAAAATCCAAAACATAAGCAAAGACAAGGATAA
- the infA gene encoding translation initiation factor IF-1, with amino-acid sequence MAKKDVIVMDGVITETLPNAMFRVKLDNGHEILAHVSGKMRMHFIRILVGDKVQVEISPYDLTKGRIIYRYK; translated from the coding sequence ATGGCAAAAAAAGATGTTATTGTAATGGATGGAGTTATTACTGAAACATTGCCTAATGCAATGTTCAGAGTTAAACTTGATAATGGTCACGAAATACTTGCCCATGTTTCAGGCAAGATGAGAATGCATTTTATACGTATACTCGTTGGTGATAAAGTTCAAGTTGAAATTTCACCATACGATTTAACTAAAGGAAGAATAATTTATAGATACAAGTAA